A region of Drosophila mauritiana strain mau12 chromosome 3L, ASM438214v1, whole genome shotgun sequence DNA encodes the following proteins:
- the LOC117140283 gene encoding fibrinogen-like protein 1 isoform X1 produces the protein MKPEDQNNFSQKSRSSPDSSTENNLSSSDSEMEFVGTSAQGILKHRNKDERKISELKRKLAETEINLKAQQEKGSMLENCIKDKDDLIKTLQLSIDLVSQTKEMTIQKLQIQIMDLQSSLDLSRIAIKDNHGGNCAPAHDKVVKERKELNMENGKFREGNDQIVEIEKILKSKDAEIARLEFKIDESKLKIVKLEDAVKAKDEKIVKMKEILSEYNGNNKDDDEFVFLGFSNVPSIKLVTLPNFEPFASVFEDIPSAGRGWMVIQRRIDGSFDDVINSKLKQGCGDLGGEFWLGLEKLHKMTTNRRMELYIQLVDFDNVSAYARYDHFVIGDAKENYKLLCLGKYSGNAGDAFSSHINQAFDVLNLFHLESSKWWGTMNCNLNGIYKKSKIELLTPDGIWWGNWNLGKRISLKSCKMLIRPMP, from the exons ATGAAGCCGGAGGACCAGAACAACTTTTCGCAAAAGTCACGATCCTCTCCAGATTCCAGCACTGAGAACAATTTG AGCAGCAGTGATTCGGAAATGGAATTTGTTGGCACAAGTGCACAGGGAATCCTGAAACATAGGAATAAGGATGAGAGGAAAATATCGGAACTCAAGCGAAAGTTGGCGGAGACCGAAATAAATCTAAAGGCCCAACAGGAAAAGGGCAGTATGCTTGAAAACTGCATCAAGGATAAGGATGATCTTATTAAGACCCTGCAATTGTCGATTGACTTAGTATcgcaaacaaaagaaatgacCATACAGAAAttacaaattcaaattatggACTTGCAAAGTTCTCTCGACTTGAGTAGGATTGCAATTAAGGACAACCATGGAGGAAATTGTGCTCCAGCACATGATAAAGTTGTGAAAGAACGAAAGGAGTTAAatatggaaaatggaaaatttcgAGAGGGGAATGATCAGATTGTTGAAATCGAGAAAATTTTGAAGTCAAAAGATGCGGAAATCGCCAGACTAGAATTCAAAATTGACGAGTCGAAGCTAAAAATTGTGAAACTGGAAGATGCAGTAAAGGCGAAGGACGAAAAGATAGTGAAAATGAAAGAGATATTGTCCGAGTATAACGGGAATAATAAGGACGACGATGAATTCGTATTCCTGGGCTTTTCCAATGTGCCTTCAATTAAATTAGTGACACTACCTAATTTCGAACCCTTTGCCTCAGTTTTCGAGGATATTCCTTCTGCCGGTCGTGGTTGGATGGTAATCCAGCGTAGAATCGATGGCAGTTTCGATGACGTCATCAATTCAAAACTAAAACAAGGCTGTGGGGATTTGGGTGGCGAGTTCTGGCTTGGCCTCGaaaaattgcataaaatgACGACAAATCGACGAATGGAACTGTATATCCAGCTCGTCGATTTCGACAATGTTAGTGCTTATGCAAGATATGATCATTTTGTGATTGGAGATGCAAAAGAGAACTACAAACTACTTTGCCTTGGTAAATACTCAGGAAATGCTGGCGACGCATTTAGCAGTCATATAAACCAAGCCTTTGATGTCCTTAATCTATTCCATTTGGAATCATCGAAATGGTGGGGTACAATGAACTG TAACTTAAACGGAATATATAAGAAATCCAAAATTGAGTTGCTCACGCCGGATGGCATTTGGTGGGGTAATTGGAATCTTGGGAAGAGAATTTCCCTAAAATCGTGCAAAATGCTAATCAGACCAATGCCGTGA
- the LOC117140283 gene encoding fibrinogen-like protein 1 isoform X2, with amino-acid sequence MEFVGTSAQGILKHRNKDERKISELKRKLAETEINLKAQQEKGSMLENCIKDKDDLIKTLQLSIDLVSQTKEMTIQKLQIQIMDLQSSLDLSRIAIKDNHGGNCAPAHDKVVKERKELNMENGKFREGNDQIVEIEKILKSKDAEIARLEFKIDESKLKIVKLEDAVKAKDEKIVKMKEILSEYNGNNKDDDEFVFLGFSNVPSIKLVTLPNFEPFASVFEDIPSAGRGWMVIQRRIDGSFDDVINSKLKQGCGDLGGEFWLGLEKLHKMTTNRRMELYIQLVDFDNVSAYARYDHFVIGDAKENYKLLCLGKYSGNAGDAFSSHINQAFDVLNLFHLESSKWWGTMNCNLNGIYKKSKIELLTPDGIWWGNWNLGKRISLKSCKMLIRPMP; translated from the exons ATGGAATTTGTTGGCACAAGTGCACAGGGAATCCTGAAACATAGGAATAAGGATGAGAGGAAAATATCGGAACTCAAGCGAAAGTTGGCGGAGACCGAAATAAATCTAAAGGCCCAACAGGAAAAGGGCAGTATGCTTGAAAACTGCATCAAGGATAAGGATGATCTTATTAAGACCCTGCAATTGTCGATTGACTTAGTATcgcaaacaaaagaaatgacCATACAGAAAttacaaattcaaattatggACTTGCAAAGTTCTCTCGACTTGAGTAGGATTGCAATTAAGGACAACCATGGAGGAAATTGTGCTCCAGCACATGATAAAGTTGTGAAAGAACGAAAGGAGTTAAatatggaaaatggaaaatttcgAGAGGGGAATGATCAGATTGTTGAAATCGAGAAAATTTTGAAGTCAAAAGATGCGGAAATCGCCAGACTAGAATTCAAAATTGACGAGTCGAAGCTAAAAATTGTGAAACTGGAAGATGCAGTAAAGGCGAAGGACGAAAAGATAGTGAAAATGAAAGAGATATTGTCCGAGTATAACGGGAATAATAAGGACGACGATGAATTCGTATTCCTGGGCTTTTCCAATGTGCCTTCAATTAAATTAGTGACACTACCTAATTTCGAACCCTTTGCCTCAGTTTTCGAGGATATTCCTTCTGCCGGTCGTGGTTGGATGGTAATCCAGCGTAGAATCGATGGCAGTTTCGATGACGTCATCAATTCAAAACTAAAACAAGGCTGTGGGGATTTGGGTGGCGAGTTCTGGCTTGGCCTCGaaaaattgcataaaatgACGACAAATCGACGAATGGAACTGTATATCCAGCTCGTCGATTTCGACAATGTTAGTGCTTATGCAAGATATGATCATTTTGTGATTGGAGATGCAAAAGAGAACTACAAACTACTTTGCCTTGGTAAATACTCAGGAAATGCTGGCGACGCATTTAGCAGTCATATAAACCAAGCCTTTGATGTCCTTAATCTATTCCATTTGGAATCATCGAAATGGTGGGGTACAATGAACTG TAACTTAAACGGAATATATAAGAAATCCAAAATTGAGTTGCTCACGCCGGATGGCATTTGGTGGGGTAATTGGAATCTTGGGAAGAGAATTTCCCTAAAATCGTGCAAAATGCTAATCAGACCAATGCCGTGA